Sequence from the Streptomyces peucetius genome:
GCCGACTTCGAAGGCCGTCCCGAGCAGGCGGCCGGGCCGGCGGCCGCGCCCCGGTTCGTGGCGCACTCCGCGCCGGCGGAGGTGGTCGCCGGTGTCCACTGACACCCGCAGCGGGCGCAACCGGTCCCCGCGACCCGCGACGACGCCTCCCCGTCCCACACCCTCCCGGCCCGCTGCGCGGGCACGCCCCGAGGGCCCCCGCCGGCTGGTGTTCTTCGACGTGGACGAGACGCTGATCGGCCGCAAGAGCGGCCCGGACTTCCTCCGCGACCACTTCGCGCGGATGCATGGCGCGGACGGAGTGCGCCGGGCCGGCGAACTGCTCGGTGCACTGGCCGGTCTGCCCCGCGCGGAGGCCAACCGCCGCTTCCACCGGGCCTTCCGGGGCTGCCCGGCCGCGGAGGCCGAGGCCGCGGCCCGCCGGTGGTACCGGGAGCACAGCCGGGCCGACGGCTTCTATCTCCCCACCACACTGGCCGCGCTGCGCCGGCACCGGGCCGAGGGCGCGTCCGTCGCCCTGGTCTCCGGCACCTTCCCGCCGCTGCTGGCCGTCATCGCCGAGGCGGTCGGGGCGCGGTTCGCCCTCGGCGCGAGACTCGAACGCTGCGGGCCGCTGCTCACCGGCGAACTGATCGGCCCCCCGGCCATCGGCGCGGGCAAGCGCACCCTGGTGCGCCAGCTCCTCGCCCGCCACCCTGACATCGACCCGGCCGACTGCTGGGCCTACGGGGACCATCCCTCCGACCTGCCCATGCTGCACAGCGTGGGGCACGCGGTGATGGTCGCCCCGGACGGGACCCACACCACCGTGCCACCGCACGCCGCCGGGACCGACGGAGGCGGGTGACCGCGGCGGACCGCCGGCTCCGGCCGGGACCGGTGCGGTTGTCGATGCGGATCACCGTGACCTGCCCGCACGACGGTCACGCGGATGAGTGCGAGGTCGGCGTGCACCGTCAGCACGCCGATCATGCCCACGTGCACGGCGAGGGCTGCGGGCACGTGACGGTGCCCCACGATGACCACATGGACTACGTGCACGACAGCCACCGTCATGCGGCTCACGAAGGCCACTGGGGCGATCACTGACTACTTGGAGCACGCTCCCGGAAACTCGAGATGCACTCCGGCGTCCGGGGTGCATCTCGTGTGCTTCCGCAGCCCGGAGGAATGGCTCGGTGGCAGATGAATGGTCGGTTCTCACCGGCTCGAGCAGGGCAGGAGCGCCATCTCGGGAGCGTTCTTGATCGCCCTGACGATCCGCCGTTGCTGCTGGGCCGTGACGCGGGTGACGCGGCGGCCGGGTGCTGATCGCGCTGATGCCGTGACGGCCGGGCTGCTCACCCCTGCTTGTCGGAAGTCGTAGCCGAGCAGGTCGCCCGATGGCGCCACGCTCTTACGGATCAGCAGGCCGGCGGCGGCAGGCCGGTCGAAGAACTCTTCCTCTCGCGCCGCGCCGGCCACCGCGCGCCGGTCCATCCCGCGCGGCTCCTCCCGCGCGATGCGCTCGCACTGCGCGGGCGCCGAAGTTTTGTGCCCGCAAACCGAGCCCTCGGTGGTTGCCGCGGCCTGGGTCGCGCTGAGCAGGCGGACTGCCTGTCGGTGACGCTCGTTTGATGCTCTGGCTGTCCGTGCGCAGGGGAATGAGCCGAAGGAGCGGCTCTGGCCTGGAGGTTTACGCTGCTTGTTCAGACCGACATCTTTCCGATGACGCACCATGTGGAGTGCGTCGCGATCCTTGAACCGGCCGAAAAGGCGTCTGACCTGCTCCTTTGTATTCCATGTGGTC
This genomic interval carries:
- a CDS encoding HAD family hydrolase → MSTDTRSGRNRSPRPATTPPRPTPSRPAARARPEGPRRLVFFDVDETLIGRKSGPDFLRDHFARMHGADGVRRAGELLGALAGLPRAEANRRFHRAFRGCPAAEAEAAARRWYREHSRADGFYLPTTLAALRRHRAEGASVALVSGTFPPLLAVIAEAVGARFALGARLERCGPLLTGELIGPPAIGAGKRTLVRQLLARHPDIDPADCWAYGDHPSDLPMLHSVGHAVMVAPDGTHTTVPPHAAGTDGGG